From a region of the Brevibacterium siliguriense genome:
- a CDS encoding aminotransferase-like domain-containing protein, which produces MSSVRPSAIRDLLKHGDDSELISFGGGYPDQALFPFDELRAVYSELLCREHGSVLQYTASDGLVRLREQVADRMSADGTPADADEILILNGGQQGIELVAKLLIDPGDTIIVEDPTFVGALIAFAPFEPSYATVRLDDHGMDTDHLAAVLKAGPGAKLLYTVPDFHNPTGVSMSLERRRRLIELANEHNLIILEDTPYRELRYEGPRLPTLRSLDTQGRVIHLNSFSKILAPGLRLGWLTASGELREKLALLKLAADTQSGTLSMAAVASYLTRFDIGAHVAGLRLAYRQKRDVMLEAIGREFPADIQFTRPEGGLFTWLTFPEGFDSARFAADTALPKAKVAYVPGATFFADEQHHNHARINFTGVTDEQINDGIGRLGAELRAVLAQRPIGVRGTGLR; this is translated from the coding sequence ATGTCAAGTGTGCGCCCTTCGGCCATCCGAGATCTGCTCAAGCACGGAGACGATTCGGAGCTCATCTCCTTCGGCGGTGGCTACCCTGACCAGGCGCTGTTTCCGTTCGACGAGCTCCGTGCTGTGTATTCCGAACTTCTGTGCCGCGAACACGGTTCTGTCCTGCAGTACACCGCATCCGATGGATTGGTGCGTCTGCGGGAGCAGGTGGCGGATCGGATGTCTGCTGACGGGACGCCGGCGGACGCCGATGAGATCCTCATCCTCAACGGAGGCCAACAGGGAATCGAGCTCGTAGCGAAGCTTCTCATCGACCCTGGTGACACAATCATAGTGGAAGACCCGACGTTCGTCGGCGCACTGATAGCGTTCGCGCCGTTCGAACCGTCCTACGCAACCGTGCGTCTGGACGACCACGGTATGGACACCGACCACCTCGCTGCAGTGCTCAAAGCAGGTCCGGGAGCGAAGCTGCTGTACACAGTGCCCGACTTCCATAACCCTACGGGAGTCTCGATGAGCCTCGAGCGGCGCCGTCGGCTCATCGAACTAGCGAACGAGCACAATCTGATCATCCTTGAGGACACGCCCTATCGAGAACTGCGCTATGAAGGACCGCGGTTGCCGACCTTGCGCAGTCTCGACACTCAGGGGAGGGTGATCCATCTGAACAGCTTCTCCAAGATCCTTGCCCCTGGCCTCCGGCTGGGATGGCTGACTGCGAGTGGAGAGCTTCGGGAGAAGCTGGCACTGCTCAAGCTCGCCGCCGACACTCAATCGGGGACACTTTCGATGGCGGCAGTCGCCTCCTACCTGACCCGATTCGACATCGGTGCCCACGTCGCGGGGCTCAGGCTCGCCTACCGCCAGAAACGAGACGTCATGCTCGAAGCGATCGGACGAGAGTTCCCTGCCGACATCCAGTTCACTCGGCCCGAGGGCGGACTCTTCACGTGGCTGACCTTTCCTGAGGGATTCGACTCTGCCCGGTTCGCTGCGGACACGGCGCTTCCCAAGGCGAAAGTCGCTTATGTTCCCGGAGCGACATTCTTCGCCGATGAGCAGCATCATAACCATGCCCGAATCAACTTCACGGGTGTCACCGATGAACAGATCAACGACGGTATAGGCCGTCTGGGAGCGGAGCTGAGAGCGGTTCTTGCTCAGAGACCCATCGGCGTACGGGGTACGGGGCTGCGGTAG
- a CDS encoding ABC transporter substrate-binding protein: MSIQHRATTLAASIMTIALLATGCAAEDKKSGGETGNKDVATGGESFGTADEETAKLGSDAEPGEFPRTVTHANGTTEIEKKPERVVVLDTGELDDVLSLGITPVGMVTTEGANPVPSYLEDQVEGVETVGTIQELDLEKIASLEPDLILGSQLRADKLYDELDSIAPTVFSIRPGFPWKENFRLVGEAMGMEDEATNELEDYAREAGELKDSVDGDPTISLVRFMPDRLRLYANQSLIGVILHDAGFKRPKIQDVDELAVEISPENLDQAGGDYVFYTSYGDPEATGETKALESSQWEGLDAVKDGKAIRVNDDVWFLGLGPTGAAQILEDLGDHLGE; encoded by the coding sequence ATGAGCATTCAGCACCGCGCGACAACGCTCGCGGCCTCAATCATGACCATCGCCCTCCTGGCCACCGGCTGCGCAGCCGAGGACAAGAAGTCCGGGGGAGAGACCGGGAACAAGGATGTCGCCACAGGCGGCGAGTCGTTCGGCACAGCCGATGAGGAGACTGCGAAGCTCGGCAGCGATGCCGAGCCCGGCGAGTTCCCGCGCACTGTCACTCATGCCAACGGCACCACCGAGATCGAGAAGAAGCCCGAACGCGTCGTCGTCCTCGACACCGGCGAACTCGATGATGTCCTGTCTCTGGGCATCACGCCTGTCGGCATGGTCACCACCGAAGGCGCCAATCCCGTCCCGAGCTACCTCGAGGACCAGGTCGAAGGAGTCGAGACCGTCGGTACCATTCAGGAGCTCGACCTCGAGAAGATCGCCTCGCTCGAGCCCGACCTCATCCTCGGCAGCCAGCTGCGCGCCGACAAGCTCTACGATGAACTCGACTCGATCGCTCCGACCGTCTTCTCCATTCGTCCCGGGTTCCCGTGGAAGGAGAACTTCCGCCTCGTCGGTGAGGCGATGGGGATGGAAGACGAAGCGACGAACGAACTCGAGGACTACGCTCGCGAAGCCGGAGAGCTCAAAGACTCCGTCGACGGAGATCCGACGATTTCTCTCGTGCGCTTCATGCCCGATCGGCTGCGACTGTATGCCAACCAGTCCCTGATCGGTGTCATCCTCCACGACGCGGGGTTCAAGCGCCCGAAGATTCAGGATGTCGACGAGCTCGCCGTCGAGATCTCCCCGGAGAACCTCGACCAGGCCGGCGGAGACTATGTCTTCTACACCAGCTACGGTGACCCCGAGGCAACGGGGGAGACGAAGGCTCTCGAATCGAGCCAATGGGAGGGACTCGACGCAGTCAAGGACGGCAAGGCCATCCGCGTCAACGACGATGTCTGGTTCCTCGGCCTCGGGCCCACCGGTGCCGCCCAGATCCTCGAGGATCTGGGGGACCACCTCGGCGAGTGA
- a CDS encoding PadR family transcriptional regulator, with the protein MGRQATEMLKGTLEGIVLAILAGRSAYGYEITSWLREQGFADIAEGTVYALLVRIEQRSLVDVEKVPSEKGPPRKVYSLNADGQESLKEFWRTWSFLAERIDRLHDQINHQEKGE; encoded by the coding sequence ATGGGCAGGCAGGCAACCGAGATGCTCAAGGGCACGCTGGAGGGCATCGTGCTGGCGATCCTGGCCGGCCGGTCAGCGTATGGATACGAGATCACCAGTTGGCTGCGCGAGCAGGGCTTCGCCGACATTGCGGAGGGCACCGTTTATGCCCTGCTGGTGCGGATCGAGCAGCGCAGTCTGGTCGACGTGGAGAAGGTTCCCTCGGAGAAGGGCCCGCCGCGCAAAGTCTACTCGCTCAACGCTGACGGTCAGGAGTCTCTCAAGGAGTTCTGGAGGACTTGGAGTTTCCTCGCAGAACGGATCGACCGGCTCCACGACCAAATCAACCACCAAGAAAAGGGAGAGTAA